The Hymenobacter swuensis DY53 genome includes the window AGGCACTGAATGCGGGGCAGTTGTTCAAGCGCAACAAGCTGACGTTGGTCACGTTTTGGGCCAGCTGGTGCGGGCCCTGTCGCATGGAAATGCCCAAGTATCGTCGCCTTTATCAGCAATATAACCGTCAGGGCTTCGGTATGATTGGCGTATCGCTGGACACCAACCACAACAACTGGTTGAAGGCCATTGCCCAGGACAGCCTACAGATGCCGCATGTTTCGGAGCTAAAAGGTATAAATGGGGAAGACATCAGGCGGTTTGAGATTACGGGTATTCCGGCGAATCTGCTGGTGGATGACACAGGCAAAATTGTAGCCGTCGATATCTCGTTCCCAAAGTTGCAAAAGCAACTGCAACAGGCTTTTTGATAGTAGCCTCTGCATAAGGTCAGTAAGAACACAACAACTGGAGTTGGACAAACGCGAAGCAGCCGTTGCCGACAGTTATACGTTTGTCAGCTGCTGACGAGTCTGCAACCTCCGGCCAGCAATCAGAACCTAACACTCGACAAACAACCGAAAACTGACCACGCATGATGCACCAACTTCAGGAAGCCGCTACTTACCTCCGTCATACCCTGCAGGGGTTTCAGCCCCAGGCGGGCATCATCCTAGGCACTGGCCTGGGGGCTTTGGTGAACGACGTAGAGGTATTACACCGCTTCAGCTACGCCGATATTCCGCACTTTCCGATATCCACGGTGGAAAGCCACGCCGGCGAACTGCTGGCCGGGACGCTGGCCGGCAAGCGGGTGCTGGTGATGCGCGGGCGCTTCCACTACTATGAGGGCTACACCATGGAGCAGGTGGTGTTTCCGGTGCGCGTGATGAAGCTGTTGGGTATTGAGCGCCTGTTCGTGAGCAACGCCAGCGGCGGCCTCAACCCCGATTATGACTACTCCGACCTGATGCTGCTGGAAGACCACATTAACCTGCAGCCCACCAACCCGCTCATCGGCAAAAACCTCGACGAGCTAGGCCTGCGCTTCCCAGACATGATGGAGCCCTACAACCAAAATCTGTTGCGGCTGGCCGAAGAAGCCGCGCAGGAACTGGGCCTTGGGCAGTACCTGCGCCGGGGCGTGTATGCCTCCCTGCCCGGCCCCATGCTCGAAACGCCCGCTGAGTACCGCTACCTGCGCACCATCGGGGCCGATGCCGTGGGCATGAGCACTGTGCCTGAGGTTATTGCGGCCGTGCACATGGGCCTGCCGGTGCTGGCCGTATCTGTCATCACCGACCTTTGCGCCCCCGGCAAGCTCAAGAAAGTAGACATTGCCGACATCCTGCGCACCGCCGCCGTGGCCGAGCCCCGCCTGACCGCCTTGCTGCGCCGGGTGCTGGAGAAGCTGTAACGCCAACTTCAGACTGCATAAAAAAGGCTCCCTGCCAAGCGGTAGGGAGCCTTTTTTGTGTTCGTATGGGTACCAATTATTTCCGGGTAGCCCCGAAGCTGAAGATATCTGACTGGTTGTTTTTACCGGCCCGACGATACACTAGCTTGTCGGCGTTAACCCCATCGACATTGTATTCCTGGGCCGCTCCTTTATGGTCGGTAAGGTGTAGGATGCGGTTGTCGGTGCCCATCAGCATCCAGGCGCCAGCGTAAGTGGTGCCATCGGCTAGCATAGTCTGGGTATAGGTGCCGTCCGGTTTGAACTGCATGCTGTACCTGTCCTTGATGGCATCGGTGCTGGTCGTCTGGCCGGCGTTGCTAGCTTCGTTCAGCCACCAAGTAGCTATCCGGGTGAGGGCGGCCGAGGTAACCGGCTCTACCGGGGGCGGGGTGCAGCCGCAGTCAATGGGGTCCTGACAGCTGGTGAGGGCTGCTGGAGTTGCCAGGAATAGTGCGAACAGAACAGTTCGGGTAAAAAGATTCCGCATGTGTATAGCGTGGAATAAGTGGACGTCCCGAAGATACCCATCCATCTGCACGCGTTGCACCGGCCCGGAACATTATTTTAGAATAACGCGGTAGCGCTGTTTGTTTTGATGCGCAGGTGCATAAAATTAGGGTTGCGGAATGATGAGCTGCTTTCGGTCGTAGCTGAGCACGGTGAACACGCCCACGCCGCCTTCCACCGTGCTTTTGATGCTGGAGGGTTGCGAAAACGGGTTACCGTTGGCGTTGCGCGCATCCTGCACCGACTGCCGAAACAGGAAGAATGGCCGGTCGAGGTGATAGAGCGTGACCAGCAGCGTGTCGCCGGGGTCGAAGCGGAAGCTGGTGCCCAGCGCAAAGCGGGTGCCGTCGTTGAGGCGGTCTTCCACGTCGTAGTCTATTTCCGCCTCATCCGAAATACTGTCGCGGTGGATTTGTAGGTAGTAGCTGTTGCCCACGCCCACCGGGTCCTGGAAGCGGGTAAGCACGTAAGCTTCGCGCCGCTCAGGTGGCAGGTCATTGAACTTGTATTCGAGTGTATCGATGGGCACGCGGGCGGGCATAGTGGCCGTACCCGTTACGCGGCGGCCTTTGGTATCGGTTACTTCCAGCCGGAACGTGTCGCCGGGGCGGGCCACCAGGCGGCGCGTGCCGGTGTGGGTGTAGGCCTTGCGGGTAACGGGGTTGATGCCGGGGAAAAACCGCAGCGTTTCTGTCTGGCCGTTGGCTAGGGTCAAACGCACGGTTACGTCGGTGGGTACCACGGGCTCGGGAGAGGCCAGGTAGGGCACGGTTTCGGTGACGGTCAGGCGCGGAATCTCTCCGTTTTCGAGGTAGCACTCTACGGCCAACTGGGCCG containing:
- a CDS encoding purine-nucleoside phosphorylase, translating into MMHQLQEAATYLRHTLQGFQPQAGIILGTGLGALVNDVEVLHRFSYADIPHFPISTVESHAGELLAGTLAGKRVLVMRGRFHYYEGYTMEQVVFPVRVMKLLGIERLFVSNASGGLNPDYDYSDLMLLEDHINLQPTNPLIGKNLDELGLRFPDMMEPYNQNLLRLAEEAAQELGLGQYLRRGVYASLPGPMLETPAEYRYLRTIGADAVGMSTVPEVIAAVHMGLPVLAVSVITDLCAPGKLKKVDIADILRTAAVAEPRLTALLRRVLEKL
- a CDS encoding DUF4249 domain-containing protein yields the protein MAANWLSFFRRLRWLLLLAPLASCDLEQDIDVDLPALPAQLAVECYLENGEIPRLTVTETVPYLASPEPVVPTDVTVRLTLANGQTETLRFFPGINPVTRKAYTHTGTRRLVARPGDTFRLEVTDTKGRRVTGTATMPARVPIDTLEYKFNDLPPERREAYVLTRFQDPVGVGNSYYLQIHRDSISDEAEIDYDVEDRLNDGTRFALGTSFRFDPGDTLLVTLYHLDRPFFLFRQSVQDARNANGNPFSQPSSIKSTVEGGVGVFTVLSYDRKQLIIPQP